In a genomic window of Bordetella petrii:
- a CDS encoding phage structural protein produces MTVKTYDPAKVNVTFGASQITGFAEDSQVNIEEIGDGITSTSGADGEVARAMSSDRRCRVTLTLQQTSRSNDVLSGYNEADRLSGGGGALPMTVRDLRGTTLFTAVAWVVKKPASGFGNAVGTREWVLETGPAAYFVGGND; encoded by the coding sequence ATGACGGTAAAAACCTACGACCCCGCCAAGGTCAATGTGACCTTCGGGGCCTCCCAGATCACCGGCTTCGCCGAAGATTCCCAGGTGAACATCGAGGAAATCGGCGACGGCATCACTTCGACGTCGGGCGCCGACGGCGAGGTGGCGCGTGCCATGTCATCGGACCGGCGCTGCCGGGTCACGTTGACGCTGCAGCAGACCAGCCGCAGCAACGACGTGCTGTCCGGCTACAACGAGGCCGACCGGCTGAGCGGCGGCGGCGGCGCGCTGCCCATGACGGTGCGCGACCTGCGTGGCACCACGCTGTTCACGGCGGTCGCGTGGGTCGTGAAAAAGCCGGCCTCCGGCTTCGGCAACGCCGTGGGCACCCGCGAATGGGTACTCGAAACCGGCCCTGCCGCTTACTTTGTCGGGGGTAACGACTGA
- a CDS encoding phage tail assembly chaperone, which yields MARPHEITIGDTKFYIQRFDAFEALEIFGDLQRDILPAAGGALAAAFGAENGPRDEQAMIQALRELSTTLDGKTLKAWADRLIVPDLVAYELPDAQPAKLDKRGRELAFQDFTEILELMFHVIKWNCEGPLGRWLDRFGAARAQMASLSASFAKTSSAS from the coding sequence ATGGCCCGGCCCCACGAGATCACCATCGGTGACACGAAGTTCTATATCCAGCGGTTCGACGCCTTCGAGGCCCTGGAAATCTTCGGTGACCTGCAGCGCGACATCCTGCCGGCCGCCGGCGGCGCCCTGGCGGCGGCCTTCGGTGCCGAGAATGGCCCGCGTGACGAGCAGGCCATGATCCAGGCCTTGCGGGAATTGTCGACCACGCTGGACGGCAAGACCCTCAAGGCGTGGGCCGACCGTCTCATCGTGCCCGACCTGGTCGCCTACGAGCTGCCGGATGCCCAACCCGCCAAACTGGACAAACGCGGCCGTGAGCTCGCCTTCCAGGACTTCACCGAGATCCTGGAACTGATGTTCCACGTCATCAAGTGGAACTGTGAAGGCCCTTTGGGGCGCTGGCTCGACCGTTTTGGCGCGGCCCGCGCACAGATGGCGAGCCTGTCGGCCAGTTTCGCGAAGACCTCGAGCGCGAGCTGA
- a CDS encoding tape measure protein produces the protein MAVVRELVTLLRYQVDQSGLRAYQQRATMVADRLRRGMQVVREAGVGAMQGVRLGVQDVLRDQRALNAAQRQSVAETKQMGDGYSRVGGLIRGVLAGVSALSAARVADEWASVRGRVSLVTDGIVEQEQALRSLFQIAQDTRQQYVATADLFQSVQRNRKELDLTLADSLQLTKAIGQALTIGGGSTSAQQAALVQLGQALGAGALRGDELNSIIEQSPRLAQAIAEAFDVPVGKLKELGEQGKLASKELAKGLLKQSEKLAREFDRMPKTFGAAWTLIANKWGQIVDSMNRATSASELFFAVTKRLVDNLGDIAKVGALAALSYGIVRVTRLLRTMRVAAWASLGPYLAIAAALAAIYLVGQDIWVWLQGGDSILGTLVGRVEDWQFQLDTILIAAKEIWWAIEDIATALANSAAQSLGLGREFTGLGDIARTVFQGILDVIKWTLGIIRDLLKGLAAMLRGDWDAAAKHIESAFTGLIKPLVFLGSKAVEIMQNIGKAIQVWVTDKLHAAKRALEALVPAGWSDSEQAKRMQAVNSTLREYLPDFLFGNAYGVTPASVQRVGAGSNVTVQNNIGGVTVNAPNTNPASVAAATQKGVGGALNRYGNPFGSEVPMVEVSP, from the coding sequence ATGGCTGTAGTCCGTGAACTGGTGACGCTGCTGCGTTACCAGGTCGATCAGTCTGGCCTGCGCGCCTACCAGCAGCGCGCCACGATGGTGGCCGACCGTCTGCGCCGCGGCATGCAGGTGGTGCGCGAGGCCGGCGTGGGCGCCATGCAGGGCGTGCGCCTGGGCGTCCAGGACGTCCTGCGCGACCAGCGCGCCCTGAATGCCGCCCAGCGCCAGAGCGTCGCAGAAACCAAGCAGATGGGCGACGGCTACAGCCGCGTGGGCGGCCTGATTCGTGGCGTACTGGCGGGGGTTTCGGCCCTGAGCGCTGCCCGGGTGGCGGACGAATGGGCCAGTGTGCGCGGACGCGTGAGCCTGGTGACGGATGGCATTGTCGAGCAAGAGCAAGCCCTGCGCAGCCTTTTCCAGATCGCACAGGACACGCGCCAGCAGTACGTTGCCACGGCGGACCTGTTCCAGTCGGTCCAGCGCAATCGGAAAGAGCTCGACCTTACGTTGGCCGACTCTCTGCAGCTGACGAAAGCCATCGGCCAGGCACTGACCATCGGCGGCGGCAGTACTTCTGCACAGCAAGCGGCACTGGTGCAGCTTGGCCAGGCCCTGGGCGCCGGCGCGCTGCGCGGCGACGAGCTGAATTCGATCATCGAGCAGTCGCCGCGGCTGGCGCAGGCCATCGCGGAGGCCTTCGACGTGCCGGTCGGCAAGCTGAAGGAGTTGGGCGAGCAGGGCAAGCTGGCCAGCAAGGAGCTGGCCAAGGGGCTGCTGAAGCAGTCCGAAAAGCTGGCGCGCGAATTCGACCGCATGCCCAAGACTTTCGGCGCCGCCTGGACGCTGATCGCCAACAAGTGGGGCCAGATCGTCGACTCCATGAACCGGGCGACCAGCGCCAGCGAGTTGTTTTTCGCAGTCACCAAGCGCCTTGTGGATAACCTGGGCGACATCGCCAAAGTGGGCGCGCTGGCGGCGCTGTCTTATGGCATCGTCCGGGTCACTCGCCTGCTGCGTACCATGCGCGTCGCCGCCTGGGCCTCGCTGGGGCCTTACCTGGCTATCGCCGCGGCGCTGGCCGCGATCTACCTCGTCGGCCAGGACATTTGGGTGTGGCTCCAGGGAGGCGACTCGATCCTGGGCACGCTGGTGGGCCGCGTAGAGGACTGGCAGTTCCAGCTCGACACGATTCTGATCGCCGCCAAGGAAATCTGGTGGGCGATAGAGGATATCGCCACGGCGCTGGCGAATAGCGCCGCGCAATCGCTTGGCTTGGGACGCGAGTTCACCGGCCTGGGCGATATCGCGCGGACTGTGTTCCAGGGCATCCTTGATGTCATCAAGTGGACATTGGGGATCATCCGGGATCTGCTGAAGGGGCTGGCAGCGATGCTGCGTGGCGACTGGGACGCGGCCGCCAAGCACATCGAGAGCGCGTTCACCGGCCTGATCAAGCCCCTGGTGTTCCTGGGCAGCAAGGCCGTCGAGATCATGCAGAACATCGGCAAAGCGATCCAGGTATGGGTCACCGACAAGCTGCATGCGGCCAAACGTGCGCTGGAGGCCCTCGTGCCCGCCGGCTGGTCGGATTCTGAGCAGGCCAAGCGTATGCAGGCTGTCAACTCCACGTTGCGGGAGTACTTGCCTGATTTCTTGTTTGGCAACGCCTACGGCGTGACGCCAGCCAGCGTGCAGCGCGTCGGTGCGGGCAGCAACGTCACCGTGCAAAACAATATCGGCGGCGTCACCGTGAATGCACCCAACACGAACCCGGCCAGCGTGGCCGCCGCGACGCAAAAGGGAGTGGGCGGCGCGCTGAACCGCTACGGCAACCCCTTCGGGTCTGAAGTTCCCATGGTCGAGGTCAGCCCATGA
- a CDS encoding phage baseplate protein produces MSYVSLVFGQGFAQSSIGAVTLDALLGETTELNSRATEYVVEDGPPVTDHIVQDSERLQLTGWITAADLTLFGAQGRTKLVSAKAALRRIHAERLPVAVATGMDVYADMAMETCKIERTNEGDFFSVQCGFRKIRKVALRMADIPPDKVSAAAKGKAGQTRTNAGKADTPEATPKQQSDLFRILK; encoded by the coding sequence ATGAGCTACGTATCGCTGGTCTTCGGCCAGGGCTTCGCCCAGAGCAGCATCGGCGCCGTGACGCTGGATGCACTGCTGGGCGAGACCACCGAGCTGAACAGCCGTGCCACCGAGTACGTGGTGGAAGACGGCCCCCCGGTGACCGACCACATCGTGCAGGACTCCGAGCGCCTGCAACTGACTGGCTGGATCACCGCGGCTGACCTGACGCTGTTCGGCGCCCAGGGCCGCACGAAGCTGGTGTCGGCCAAGGCGGCGTTGCGCCGTATCCATGCGGAGCGGCTGCCGGTGGCCGTCGCCACCGGCATGGACGTATACGCCGACATGGCCATGGAAACCTGCAAGATCGAGCGCACGAACGAGGGCGACTTCTTCAGCGTGCAGTGCGGTTTTCGCAAGATTCGCAAAGTGGCGCTGCGCATGGCCGATATCCCGCCCGACAAGGTGTCGGCTGCGGCCAAGGGCAAGGCGGGGCAGACCAGGACCAACGCAGGCAAGGCCGACACGCCTGAGGCGACCCCCAAGCAACAGTCGGACTTGTTTCGGATCCTGAAATGA
- a CDS encoding phage baseplate plug family protein, whose product MITIPVIDANDSLTEVELEGRTYFLRLSWNSEAELWVLGVENANNEVIIAGIAVVPDTPLLAQYRHLALPPGELVALTSDGRNTISRDALPAGDVSLVYATVEDIANAAL is encoded by the coding sequence ATGATCACCATCCCCGTCATCGACGCCAACGACAGCCTGACCGAGGTTGAGCTGGAAGGGCGTACCTATTTCTTGCGGCTGTCCTGGAACAGCGAGGCCGAGTTGTGGGTGCTGGGGGTGGAAAACGCCAATAACGAGGTCATCATCGCCGGCATCGCCGTGGTGCCGGACACGCCGCTGCTCGCGCAGTACCGGCACCTGGCGTTGCCGCCCGGCGAGCTGGTGGCGCTCACGTCAGACGGTCGCAACACAATCAGCCGTGATGCGCTGCCGGCCGGCGACGTGTCGCTGGTCTACGCCACTGTCGAGGACATCGCCAATGCCGCGCTTTGA
- a CDS encoding phage protein has protein sequence MPRFDRVYRLVVGKAGQRGMEITQPLRITFEIEKTTSEQPNPHKIRIYNLAADTRRAIEEPDLRCVLYAGYAEEHGPVLMAAGAVTFAYTAFDGPDVVTELEVRDGYVEIRDTAVSLGYGPGARASVIIGEIARQMGLPLVMEDGAPDRTWAHGFSFYGPARQALHKVAAGAGLEWSIQNQQLQVIARGGTTRRQAVVLAADSGLIGYPERTREGAREKARVKDRDTGDVREIVSQRQQRAGWRVTSLLLPTINPGDLVKLESRSVQGFYRADGVRHVGDSDGGDWQTQLDLVDRYAARKKARP, from the coding sequence ATGCCGCGCTTTGATCGGGTCTACCGGCTGGTGGTGGGCAAGGCTGGCCAGCGCGGCATGGAGATCACCCAACCGCTGCGCATTACCTTCGAAATCGAGAAGACGACCAGCGAACAGCCGAACCCGCACAAGATCCGTATCTACAACCTGGCGGCCGACACCCGGCGCGCCATCGAAGAGCCGGACCTGCGCTGCGTGCTGTATGCAGGCTACGCCGAAGAGCATGGGCCCGTGCTGATGGCGGCAGGCGCCGTCACCTTCGCCTACACGGCTTTCGACGGTCCTGACGTGGTGACCGAGCTCGAGGTGCGCGACGGCTACGTGGAGATCCGCGACACTGCGGTATCTCTGGGCTATGGCCCCGGGGCCCGCGCTTCGGTCATCATCGGCGAGATCGCTCGCCAGATGGGGCTGCCGCTGGTGATGGAAGATGGCGCGCCCGATCGAACCTGGGCGCATGGCTTCTCGTTTTACGGCCCAGCGCGCCAGGCGCTGCACAAGGTGGCGGCCGGCGCAGGACTGGAGTGGTCTATCCAGAATCAGCAGCTGCAGGTGATCGCCAGGGGCGGCACGACGCGGCGCCAGGCGGTGGTGCTGGCCGCTGATTCCGGCCTGATCGGCTACCCGGAGCGCACGCGCGAGGGTGCCCGCGAGAAGGCGCGCGTCAAGGACCGCGATACCGGCGATGTGCGCGAGATCGTCAGCCAGCGCCAGCAGCGAGCAGGGTGGCGGGTGACCTCGTTGCTGTTGCCGACCATCAACCCGGGCGACCTGGTGAAGCTGGAAAGCCGCAGCGTCCAGGGCTTCTACCGCGCGGACGGCGTGCGTCACGTGGGTGACAGCGACGGCGGCGACTGGCAGACCCAGTTGGACCTGGTAGACCGCTACGCAGCCCGCAAGAAGGCCCGACCATGA
- a CDS encoding Gp138 family membrane-puncturing spike protein — protein MTDPVTDLRRLIAAELAEVHTTLPGVVVAYDGKMAVVRPALPKQLANGQVLPAPQIVSVPVCWPVGDVAGALALISVPLKAGDPVVLHFSERALESWLAGSDEPPDDPRQFDLTDCFAAPVMRPGAAAADTENLSIQYGPGTVKLSPAGDLTMNVKRWTVNMEQGTFNGPLLVNGLLAYTQGMTGEGGEGSTIKITGDVKFEGGGISHNGKNIGDSHRHPYDGGITDPPQ, from the coding sequence ATGACCGATCCTGTAACCGACCTGCGCCGCCTCATCGCCGCCGAGCTGGCCGAGGTCCACACCACGCTGCCGGGCGTCGTCGTGGCCTACGACGGCAAGATGGCCGTGGTCCGACCGGCATTGCCCAAGCAACTGGCCAACGGCCAAGTCCTGCCGGCGCCGCAGATCGTCAGCGTGCCGGTGTGCTGGCCGGTGGGCGACGTGGCCGGCGCGCTGGCGCTGATCAGCGTTCCGCTGAAGGCCGGCGATCCTGTGGTGCTGCACTTTTCTGAGCGTGCCCTGGAATCCTGGCTGGCCGGCAGCGACGAGCCCCCCGACGATCCCCGGCAGTTCGACCTGACCGACTGCTTCGCCGCGCCAGTGATGCGGCCCGGCGCGGCGGCGGCCGACACCGAGAACCTCAGCATCCAGTACGGGCCGGGCACCGTGAAACTGTCGCCCGCCGGTGACCTGACCATGAACGTCAAGCGGTGGACCGTCAATATGGAACAGGGCACCTTCAACGGCCCGCTGCTGGTCAACGGCTTGCTGGCATACACGCAAGGCATGACTGGCGAGGGTGGGGAAGGCAGCACGATCAAGATCACCGGCGACGTCAAATTCGAAGGCGGTGGCATTTCCCACAACGGCAAGAATATCGGCGACAGCCACCGCCATCCCTACGATGGCGGCATCACGGACCCACCGCAATGA
- a CDS encoding baseplate J/gp47 family protein, with protein sequence MAYGVTPDGFVRPRLPEIRQEIVGDLVARLKAAGFSGDVQTRPDSIFGLVIDTFAEREAALWEQAEGVYYAMYPGSATGVSLDRAVSFTGVTRLADEKSRAYVVLYGQPGTVVPAGAQISNVLTQTLWATVEDAVIATGGAADVSLVPTVADSTTYTVTVDGTAYAYTSDATASIAEILSGLVAALSTSAYAVSSNGAAVRIQSDGRQDFTVSVSANIAFDQVGSPALVETLTAVAEDAAPGTLTGIVTRVDGWDAVDNLQASAPGRLAENDAELRARYPSGLSRLGAATLPSIAPNVRDKVVGVAAIKVYQNDSDVVDASGRPPHSLHVVVDGGLDDEIGDAIFRTKAGGIDTYGSVVVSVEDDEGANHLIRFDRPAPVYVWVKASLTLLPASEQEFPTDGYARVAAAILATGQAHQISQDVLQQRFFCAIYQTQGIAMVDLVFAHSTDPGFVPTQGDYSAENVPIQEFEVAKFDATRVEVT encoded by the coding sequence ATGGCCTACGGCGTAACGCCGGACGGGTTCGTGCGCCCGCGCCTGCCCGAGATCCGGCAGGAGATTGTTGGCGACCTGGTGGCGCGCCTGAAGGCGGCTGGCTTCAGTGGTGACGTCCAGACGCGTCCTGACAGCATTTTTGGGTTGGTCATCGACACCTTCGCCGAGCGGGAGGCCGCGCTATGGGAACAGGCTGAGGGCGTCTACTACGCCATGTACCCGGGTTCGGCCACCGGAGTATCGCTGGACCGCGCTGTGTCGTTCACGGGCGTTACCCGCCTGGCCGACGAGAAATCGCGTGCCTACGTTGTGCTGTATGGCCAGCCTGGCACCGTGGTACCGGCCGGCGCCCAAATCAGCAACGTGCTGACCCAGACCCTCTGGGCGACGGTTGAAGATGCGGTGATTGCCACTGGCGGCGCGGCTGACGTCTCGCTGGTGCCGACTGTGGCGGATTCGACCACCTACACGGTGACGGTCGACGGCACAGCCTATGCGTACACGTCAGACGCCACGGCCAGCATTGCCGAGATTCTGTCCGGCCTCGTGGCGGCATTGAGCACCAGCGCCTACGCGGTGTCCAGCAACGGCGCCGCGGTGCGAATCCAGTCCGATGGCCGGCAGGACTTCACTGTTTCAGTATCGGCCAATATCGCCTTCGACCAGGTCGGCTCCCCGGCCCTGGTCGAAACTCTGACGGCGGTGGCGGAGGATGCGGCGCCCGGCACGCTGACCGGCATTGTCACGCGTGTCGATGGCTGGGATGCAGTCGACAACCTGCAGGCCTCGGCGCCGGGCCGGTTGGCCGAGAACGACGCCGAGTTGCGTGCGCGCTATCCGAGCGGCCTGTCTCGACTGGGCGCGGCGACGCTGCCCAGCATCGCGCCGAACGTGCGTGACAAGGTGGTGGGCGTGGCGGCGATCAAGGTCTACCAGAACGATTCCGATGTGGTGGACGCCTCGGGCCGCCCGCCTCACTCGCTGCACGTGGTCGTCGATGGCGGCCTGGACGATGAAATCGGGGACGCTATCTTCCGGACCAAGGCCGGCGGGATCGACACGTATGGCAGTGTGGTGGTGTCGGTCGAAGACGACGAGGGCGCCAATCACCTGATCCGCTTCGACCGGCCGGCGCCCGTTTATGTCTGGGTCAAAGCCAGCCTGACGCTGCTGCCAGCAAGCGAGCAGGAATTCCCGACTGATGGCTACGCCCGAGTGGCGGCCGCTATCCTGGCCACGGGCCAGGCCCACCAGATCAGCCAGGACGTGCTGCAGCAGCGCTTCTTCTGCGCGATCTACCAGACCCAGGGGATCGCCATGGTGGATCTGGTCTTTGCCCATTCCACTGATCCGGGCTTCGTTCCAACCCAGGGCGACTACAGCGCCGAGAACGTCCCGATCCAGGAATTCGAGGTTGCCAAGTTTGATGCTACCCGGGTCGAGGTGACGTGA
- a CDS encoding DUF2612 domain-containing protein translates to MDLNQDHGQVAWDHWLSQFDGKPRLQALVKALLKPAEGLQGALRDLYDKRWLDAAEGKQLDGIGEIVGLSRVLDNAVFVAFFGFVGQPSVEGFSRARIRRRYERTVAGSTTLPDYEYRKLLYWKIAVNNGYGTTPEIIAAIKPIFDVTRVVVQDAGNAKVRIWMNRIPSTAEALLNDPHRWIPVAAGVGIKVITVSSDKPFGFLNQGYYGFGVGVISHDIRNGTGGGCFTVANGYAPTYFAGNYNVSTQCF, encoded by the coding sequence ATGGACTTGAACCAAGACCATGGGCAGGTTGCCTGGGATCACTGGCTGTCGCAATTCGACGGCAAGCCACGCTTGCAGGCGCTGGTGAAGGCGTTGCTGAAGCCTGCCGAAGGTCTGCAAGGGGCGCTGCGCGACCTATACGACAAGCGCTGGCTGGATGCTGCCGAAGGCAAGCAACTCGACGGCATCGGCGAGATCGTAGGCCTGTCGCGGGTGCTGGACAATGCCGTATTCGTGGCCTTTTTCGGATTCGTGGGCCAGCCCAGTGTCGAGGGCTTCTCTCGGGCGCGCATCCGCCGGCGCTACGAGCGCACGGTGGCGGGCTCGACCACGCTGCCCGACTACGAATACCGCAAGCTGCTGTACTGGAAGATCGCCGTCAATAACGGGTACGGCACGACGCCCGAGATCATCGCGGCCATCAAGCCGATTTTCGATGTGACGCGTGTGGTGGTCCAGGATGCCGGCAACGCCAAGGTCCGCATCTGGATGAACCGCATCCCGAGCACGGCAGAGGCCTTGCTGAATGACCCGCATCGGTGGATTCCAGTGGCGGCCGGGGTGGGGATCAAAGTCATAACGGTGTCCAGCGACAAGCCGTTCGGATTTCTCAACCAAGGCTATTACGGCTTCGGGGTGGGCGTCATTTCCCATGACATCCGCAATGGCACGGGAGGCGGGTGCTTCACTGTCGCCAATGGCTATGCCCCCACCTATTTCGCCGGTAACTACAACGTTTCGACGCAGTGCTTCTGA
- a CDS encoding phage head spike fiber domain-containing protein codes for MADELIYKVEAGRPLEDEEVDGNIRFLDQKAGAAQAAAVAAGTAASNAATAANDALDGLAGHKIGGDHDGRYLRRDIADAAPLLGDIPQAGVVGLPAALDALRTAIRQALYGSGPYPSLDERFVGATRLSPAWTFLRTTTATLHGPDRLMRTAAVNEPRFDHDSVTGAALGLRLEPRATNFVTFSDDFTNAIWTALNQVPGVRGSDGWTRLTEDAATGQRRLYRNVAVTAGREFVMSLSVKPDIGRQALVLYPNVGGNGCLVRFDLANQVTEVVPVGTATGSAWLDRDEDGFRLSVQVTFAEDVSAMQFGIYFGPTGGQGNATYAGDGSSGIYVRRAQLTAGSARNSFIPTAGTAVSRAEDVATVDGAEFSSWFNPIEGTFLIEAANLGDGISDSTILVIDDGGTGQANQISIRTSSAGQTWRLTPRADGANIFDAGLGTVPTGTVCGVAFSYGPSGWLVSFNGDAAIVVAGAVPGGLSRLRLGVRGSGAVSHMLTHRLSYWPISRAAAELQELTS; via the coding sequence ATGGCCGATGAACTGATCTACAAAGTGGAGGCCGGGCGGCCGCTGGAAGATGAAGAGGTTGATGGCAACATCCGTTTTCTCGACCAAAAGGCTGGCGCGGCTCAAGCCGCCGCCGTTGCGGCCGGCACCGCCGCCAGCAATGCTGCGACGGCTGCCAACGACGCCCTGGATGGGCTGGCAGGGCACAAGATCGGCGGCGACCACGATGGGCGCTATCTGCGTCGCGACATCGCCGACGCGGCGCCGCTGCTGGGCGATATCCCGCAGGCCGGCGTGGTGGGCCTGCCGGCCGCACTCGACGCGCTGCGCACGGCGATCCGCCAAGCGCTGTACGGCAGCGGGCCGTATCCGTCGCTGGACGAGCGCTTTGTAGGGGCGACGCGCCTGAGCCCGGCCTGGACGTTCCTGCGGACCACCACGGCGACACTTCACGGCCCTGATCGCCTCATGCGTACCGCGGCCGTGAACGAACCGCGCTTCGACCACGACTCGGTTACCGGCGCCGCCCTTGGGTTGCGCCTGGAGCCGCGCGCCACCAACTTCGTCACCTTCTCCGACGATTTCACGAATGCCATCTGGACGGCGCTGAATCAAGTCCCGGGCGTGCGCGGCTCGGACGGATGGACCCGCCTGACCGAAGACGCGGCCACCGGGCAGCGGCGGCTGTATCGCAACGTGGCGGTGACGGCGGGCCGCGAGTTCGTCATGTCGCTGTCGGTCAAGCCGGATATCGGCCGGCAGGCTCTCGTTCTGTACCCGAACGTGGGCGGCAACGGCTGCCTGGTGCGCTTTGACCTCGCCAACCAGGTCACCGAGGTCGTGCCGGTGGGCACCGCCACGGGGTCTGCGTGGCTGGACCGGGACGAGGACGGCTTTCGGCTGTCGGTGCAGGTGACCTTTGCCGAAGACGTGTCCGCCATGCAGTTCGGCATTTACTTCGGACCCACCGGCGGCCAGGGCAATGCCACCTACGCCGGTGACGGGTCTTCGGGCATCTATGTCCGCCGCGCCCAGCTGACCGCTGGCAGTGCTCGCAACTCGTTCATTCCCACGGCAGGGACGGCCGTGAGCCGCGCGGAAGACGTGGCGACGGTCGACGGCGCCGAGTTCAGCAGCTGGTTCAACCCCATCGAAGGGACGTTTCTCATCGAGGCGGCCAACCTGGGAGACGGCATTTCGGACTCGACGATCCTGGTGATCGATGATGGCGGTACAGGGCAGGCCAACCAGATCAGCATTCGCACATCGTCCGCCGGCCAGACCTGGCGCCTTACGCCGCGGGCGGACGGCGCCAACATCTTCGACGCCGGGCTTGGGACAGTGCCGACTGGCACGGTCTGCGGGGTGGCCTTTTCCTACGGCCCCAGTGGTTGGCTGGTGTCATTCAATGGCGACGCCGCCATCGTGGTCGCTGGGGCTGTGCCTGGCGGCCTCTCGCGCCTCAGGTTGGGTGTGCGGGGCAGCGGGGCCGTCTCTCACATGCTCACACATCGACTGTCCTACTGGCCGATCTCGCGGGCTGCCGCCGAACTTCAGGAGCTGACATCGTGA
- a CDS encoding gp53-like domain-containing protein, whose amino-acid sequence MNVDFFNGFSFNWAQNGIVETFDDAQYKLGWSFIGASPPTVEQFNAVQQLTDQKLAWLFGQIKTAADARGIELAASDLGSLLALLDANVPGQATTELAGVLKLATTALAQGLTDDATALTPKKLADAFGGANWSAAGNGWTKLPNGLILQWGSVVTVAANTTFVFPVAFPSECFLASGSLVVIGDANEYAASAPRSSNLSSTSVTFSTVAGNRIDVFAIGR is encoded by the coding sequence ATGAACGTCGATTTTTTCAATGGGTTTTCGTTCAACTGGGCTCAGAACGGCATAGTCGAGACCTTCGATGATGCCCAGTACAAGCTCGGCTGGTCCTTCATCGGCGCGAGCCCTCCTACGGTCGAGCAGTTCAACGCGGTGCAGCAGCTCACCGACCAGAAGCTTGCGTGGCTGTTCGGGCAGATCAAGACGGCAGCGGATGCCAGGGGGATTGAACTGGCGGCCAGCGATCTCGGTTCCCTGCTCGCATTGCTGGACGCCAATGTGCCTGGACAGGCGACGACCGAACTTGCCGGCGTGCTCAAGCTGGCTACCACTGCGTTGGCTCAGGGGCTCACCGACGACGCAACGGCGCTGACGCCGAAGAAGTTGGCCGACGCCTTCGGCGGGGCTAACTGGTCGGCAGCGGGCAATGGTTGGACGAAGCTTCCGAACGGCCTGATTCTGCAATGGGGAAGCGTCGTAACGGTAGCGGCCAATACGACTTTTGTTTTCCCTGTCGCATTCCCCAGCGAGTGTTTTTTGGCGTCGGGGTCCCTAGTCGTGATTGGCGATGCCAACGAGTATGCGGCATCCGCCCCGCGAAGCTCCAATTTGAGCTCGACGTCCGTTACGTTCAGCACGGTTGCCGGAAATCGTATCGACGTATTTGCCATCGGGCGCTAA
- a CDS encoding glycoside hydrolase family protein, translated as MINELTRLLRGDEGEVLHAYRDHLGYLTIGVGRLIDKRKGGGISTAESALLLSNDIAEKEAELDRRLPWWRDLPDARRAVLMAMAFQMGVDGLLSFENTLAMVKAGDCDGAARGMLASLWARQTPERAHRMSEQMRTNIWHFKEGT; from the coding sequence ATGATCAACGAATTGACACGGCTGCTGCGCGGCGACGAGGGTGAAGTCTTGCACGCCTACCGGGATCACCTGGGCTACCTGACCATCGGGGTGGGCCGGCTCATCGACAAGCGCAAGGGCGGCGGCATCAGCACGGCGGAATCGGCCCTGCTGCTGAGCAATGACATCGCCGAGAAAGAGGCCGAACTGGACCGTCGGTTGCCCTGGTGGCGCGATTTGCCCGACGCGCGGCGCGCCGTGCTGATGGCCATGGCGTTCCAGATGGGCGTCGATGGGTTGCTGAGCTTCGAGAACACCCTGGCCATGGTCAAGGCTGGGGACTGTGACGGTGCCGCGCGCGGCATGCTGGCCAGCCTGTGGGCGCGCCAGACGCCCGAACGTGCGCACCGCATGTCCGAGCAGATGCGGACAAACATCTGGCACTTTAAGGAAGGCACATGA